A single genomic interval of Scylla paramamosain isolate STU-SP2022 chromosome 4, ASM3559412v1, whole genome shotgun sequence harbors:
- the LOC135098769 gene encoding mucin-2-like isoform X5, translating to MAAPSTRWLCLLRPLFFLLLLQGSRVAGQLTIGSADSFLPEHLDAKAVSTTGKTIDITPLSDASVTNAAADAAADAAAAETASDANSPVASEAGDYLFTATDSPSEDTTLPDFDDYTVDETETTTKSGSPENDVIEPGKADLPDYLADGEQGDGMTTASLGLTRRIVFTGPDTTATTPLAPLESTRPSSVLRELNDPTTDLWLPNWPSHLLEGTKEFRRPSVRFPTGPPPTATLDTTLASPVTTSPSYTVTKVPVTQYYFDLASVNPTAIPGPLFDRESVTASSSMVPSVLPDVTQPLEPEDLPSSISELQSSVLVDAAEPPVTSTPALPPSTTSLVITTEALQSINPSATTETVPPTSTALNEVVEGHLDNTLTEETQAGDTTVKEIPETSVVMPSGSGSTQSGLDIDNSESTTTAEDPDSLFSPAVTSEAPQPTNISQPVTQSPTLPAPSTNSEPLTTTSSTTPGSVKPSSVRTSPAAKTSRIPLWQRLSQSSPSRPNTQPSSTPLTPSIAATLAADAVTPLSSAPPPLQNTSVEPPLALDESSSTALAPSPPQNDSTHEPVIPDESDPSTPLDIDDPDEVLTRAMKSEIGNVAHNSTEPPTTAPEPTVSPLVDTSELNTDTETPQNTTTQDSNVDTLTPASLDQHTSVDNTSNVEVVDNALDGTHPNTLPGSNTSENKTQHGNGIFDDPKVSDDEPLLVPAQDEKDPVVDPSEVPVTLAPTVSVTWTPIIEETESVPLPTSTSSVPIVTTVVSQTPPEVLTGFTPIINATHIIPASHSELVPEISATIASPASTVEFVDSSTTTSAPAQDLSTPSAPSSTLTASLAPTAVPKTDTTDDPIPTLLPQPLHPEEGGEEETHEEMPGKEEAPESEMEPPPLPVTPLPSPLPPDTTTPTTTTLSSTTSSTTTTTTTAPEKVPETEAPAVKSTTAAAPDTTTAFTSPEPAMNKTAAPGEMPVLTTTTVLDNGTEVVVALPYVRALVDYNAWEFCQRKHEFRSLFAEWITQDLNGSVRKVSPKDIRFFAMADCSSFPPSQNDQTEHEDAGSHDTTMQEKNHTHIYFYVTSAGEVDRELTEKFPLFPTDLVISEDLKYLVPRVMQLEVVRPDESSSQDQLQEAAVGTSVIVIIVICSIVGVTIIVALFFFMVVKRRGATNNYYGRRCTPVSMDAYSMDSVSVYHSFRRKSKRRASGRSMKSYLNQAFDDPNGPSRPLNFAKLTHFISDIDGVYEEFATIPVNMPKYDELPPGVEDKNRYANVIPVPETRVLLKVTKDGRNCEYINANFVRGARNESKYYIATQAPLDDTVADFWRMVWEQEARVVVMLTDFVEKGIDKCADYLPPSETLDCHRLYGDFQVTLKSRDMREKFVVSNVQLKNLENNLMREVAHMWFTGWPASGVPNEEGAFISFILEVRRTRKKLRAKGPIVVHCSPGTGRTGTLLASDIVMKQFEEHRTIDVPRTVYAIRRDRAGAVQTKEQYAFIYRVINLYASKLTSGNLESL from the exons GAGTCGCGGGTCAGCTGACCATTGGCAGTGCTGACTCCTTCCTTCCGGAGCACCTGGACGCCAAAGCCGTCTCCACCACTGGTAAAACTATAGACATTACTCCGCTTTCTGACGCCTCAGtcactaatgctgctgctgacgCTGCTGCTGACGCTGCTGCCGCAGAAACTGCCTCTGATGCCAACTCACCAGTGGCGAGCGAAGCTGGTGATTACTTATTCACAGCCACAGACTCACCCAGCGAAGATACTACTCTTCCTGACTTTGACGACTATACTGTAGACGAGACAGAGACGACAACTAAGTCCGGCAGTCCTGAGAATGACGTCATCGAGCCAGGAAAAGCAGATCTTCCTGACTATTTGGCTGACGGTGAACAAGGGGATGGAATGACGACAGCCTCCTTGGGCCTCACGCGGCGCATCGTGTTCACAGGTCCCGACACCACGGCCACCACTCCGCTGGCACCGCTCGAGTCCACGCGTCCGTCTTCAGTGCTGCGTGAACTCAATGACCCGACTACAGATTTGTGGCTCCCAAACTGGCCTTCACACCTCTTGGAGGGCACCAAAGAGTTTCGAAGACCGTCAGTAAGGTTTCCAACAGGTCCTCCACCAACAGCTACCCTTGACACCACTCTGGCCTCCCCCGTCACGACCTCGCCGTCCTACACAGTCACCAAAGTTCCTGTCACTCAGTATTACTTTGACCTGGCATCTGTTAACCCAACAGCCATCCCAGGTCCGCTGTTTGACCGCGAGTCTGTCACCGCCTCCTCGTCAATGGTGCCATCTGTACTTCCCGATGTGACGCAGCCTCTAGAACCAGAGGATCTCCCGTCGAGCATATCGGAGTTACAATCCAGTGTTCTGGTGGATGCAGCGGAGCCACCAGTGACATCCACTCCGGCGTTACCTCCCTCTACCACATCGCTAGTGATAACTACTGAAGCACTTCAATCCATCAATCCATCTGCTACCACGGAAACAGTACCTCCAACTTCCACCGCCTTGAATGAGGTGGTGGAAGGACACCTCGATAACACACTAACTGAAGAAACACAAGCCGGTGACACGACTGTCAAGGAAATTCCTGAGACTTCTGTAGTGATGCCCTCAGGATCTGGCTCCACCCAGAGCGGTCTTGATATCGATAATTCAGAAAGCACAACAACCGCGGAAGATCCAGACAGCCTCTTCTCACCAGCTGTCACGAGTGAGGCACCTCAGCCAACAAACATCTCACAACCTGTTACGCAGTCGCCTACTTTGCCAGCGCCATCAACTAACAGTGAGCCTCTTACTACCACAAGCTCAACCACCCCTGGTAGTGTAAAGCCGTCGTCTGTCCGTACTTCACCAGCAGCAAAAACCTCTAGAATTCCTTTGTGGCAGCGTCTGTCGCAGTCCTCGCCTTCTAGACCAAACACCCAACCTTCCAGCACCCCGCTCACTCCCTCCATTGCTGCCACTCTTGCTGCAGATGCAGTGACGCCTTTATCCTctgctccccctcctctacaGAACACATCAGTAGAGCCTCCTTTGGCATTAGATGAGTCCTCCTCTACCGCCCTCGCACCTTCTCCACCCCAAAATGATTCCACTCATGAGCCTGTGATCCCAGACGAGTCCGACCCTTCCACTCCCTTAGATATTGATGATCCAGATGAGGTTTTAACTAGGGCAATGAAGAGTGAGATTGGAAATGTTGCTCATAATAGCACAGAGCCTCCCACCACGGCCCCAGAACCCACAGTCTCTCCCCTTGTTGACACTTCTGAGCTGAACACTGATACAGAGACTCCCCAGAATACCACGACTCAAGATTCTAATGTAGATACACTTACCCCTGCTAGTCTTGACCAACACACTTCAGTAGATAATACCAGCAATGTAGAAGTTGTAGATAATGCACTAGATGGCACTCACCCTAACACCTTACCAGGCTCTAACAcatcagaaaacaaaacacaacatggAAATGGAATATTTGATGATCCAAAGGTAAGCGATGATGAGCCCTTACTAGTCCCAGCTCAAGATGAGAAGGATCCAGTAGTTGATCCTTCTGAGGTTCCTGTTACACTTGCCCCGACTGTAAGTGTCACCTGGACTCCTATAATAGAGGAGACAGAAAGTGTCCCCCtccctacctccacctcctcagtGCCCATTGTCACCACCGTTGTGTCCCAAACACCCCCAGAGGTGCTTACTGGCTTCACCCCAATCATAAATGCGACCCACATTATCCCTGCGTCCCACAGTGAACTAGTGCCAGAAATTAGTGCCACTATTGCTTCGCCAGCCTCTACAGTTGAGTTTGTcgacagcagcaccaccaccagtgcacCAGCCCAAGACCTTAGCACCCCGTCTGCACCTTCTAGCACCCTTACTGCTTCATTAGCTCCCACTGCTGTACCCAAAACTGACA CCACAGACGATCCCATCCCCACTCTGTTACCACAACCACTGCATCCTGAAGAAGGcggggaagaggaaacacaTGAGGAGATGCCAGGGAAGG AAGAAGCACCAGAATCTGAGATGGAGCCTCCACCACTTCCAGTGACCCCCCTCCCCAGCCCTCTCCCGCCTGACACCACCAcacctactaccaccaccttatCCTCAaccacctccagcaccaccaccaccacaaccactgccCCAGAGAAAGTTCCTGAGACTGAGGCACCTGCTGTGAagtcaacaacagcagcagcaccggaCACCACCACAGCATTCACCTCGCCAGAGCCAGCAATGAACAAAACGGCAGCCCCTG GTGAGATGCCAGTGCTCACCACCACGACAGTGCTAGACAATGGCacagaagtggtggtggcgctgccGTATGTCAGGGCACTGGTAGACTATAATGCCTGGGAGTTCTGTCAGCGTAAGCATGAGTTCCGCTCCTTGTTTGCTGAGTGGATCACGCAGGACCTGAACGGCAGCGT CAGGAAGGTGTCGCCTAAGGACATCAGGTTCTTTGCCATGGCAGACTGCTCATCCTTCCCACCAAGCCAGAATGACCAGACTGAGCATGAGGATGCAGGCAGCCATGACACCACAATGCAGGAAAAGAACCACACCCACATTTACTTCTACGTCACCAGTGCTGGGGAGGTGGACCGGGAGCTGACGGAGAAGTTCCCGCTCTTCCCCACTGACCTGGTTATCAGTGAGGATCTCAAGTACCTGGTGCCCCGG GTGATGCAGCTGGAGGTGGTGCGACCAGATGAATCCTCCAGCCAGGACCAGCTGCAGGAGGCCGCTGTGGGCACATCtgtcattgttatcattgtcatcTGCAGCATCGTTGGAGTCACTATCATTGTtgcccttttcttcttt ATGGTTGTCAAGAGACGTGGTGCCACCAACAATTACTATGGCCGTCGCTGCACGCCAGTCAGCATGGATGCCTACAGCATGGACAGTGTCTCTGTCTACCACTCCttcaggaggaagagcaagaggagagcATCTGGTAGATCGATGAAGTCCTACCTCAACCAGGCCTTTGATGACCCG AATGGCCCATCTCGTCCCCTCAACTTTGCCAAGCTGACACACTTCATCTCAGACATAGATGGTGTCTATGAGGAGTTTGCAACCATTCCTGTCAACATGCCTAAGTATGATGAGTTGCCACCTGGCGTCGAGGACAAAAATAG GTATGCCAATGTGATCCCAGTGCCGGAGACCCGAGTGCTCCTTAAGGTGACCAAAGACGGCCGGAACTGTGAATACATCAATGCCAACTTTGTGCGTGGTGCGAGGAATGAGTCCAAGTATTACATTGCCACACAG GCGCCTCTTGATGACACTGTGGCAGACTTCTGGCGGATGGTGTGGGAGCAGGAGGCGCGAGTGGTGGTTATGCTGACAGACTTTGTGGAGAAAGGCATTGATAAGTGTGCAGACTATCTGCCACCCTCAGAGACCCTGGACTGCCACAGGCTGTATGGGGACTTCCAG GTGACCCTCAAATCCCGCGACATGAGAGAGAAGTTTGTGGTGTCCAATGTACAGCTCAAGAACCTGGAGAACAACCTGATGCGGGAGGTGGCACACATGTGGTTCACTGggtggccagcctcaggggtgCCCAATGAGGAGGGtgccttcatctccttcatcctGGAAGTGAGGAGGACCCGCAAGAAACTGAGGGCAAAGGGACCCATTGTTGTCCACTGCAG ccCAGGCACTGGCCGCACAGGAACCTTGCTGGCCAGCGACATTGTCATGAAGCAATTTGAGGAGCACCGCACCATAGATGTGCCCCGTACCGTGTATGCCATCAGGAGGGACAGAGCGGGTGCCGTGCAGACTAAAGAGCAGTACGCCTTCATCTACAGG GTGATCAACTTGTATGCCTCAAAGCTCACCTCTGGAAACCTGGAGTCTCTGTAG
- the LOC135098769 gene encoding uncharacterized protein LOC135098769 isoform X6, producing the protein MAAPSTRWLCLLRPLFFLLLLQGSRVAGQLTIGSADSFLPEHLDAKAVSTTGKTIDITPLSDASVTNAAADAAADAAAAETASDANSPVASEAGDYLFTATDSPSEDTTLPDFDDYTVDETETTTKSGSPENDVIEPGKADLPDYLADGEQGDGMTTASLGLTRRIVFTGPDTTATTPLAPLESTRPSSVLRELNDPTTDLWLPNWPSHLLEGTKEFRRPSVRFPTGPPPTATLDTTLASPVTTSPSYTVTKVPVTQYYFDLASVNPTAIPGPLFDRESVTASSSMVPSVLPDVTQPLEPEDLPSSISELQSSVLVDAAEPPVTSTPALPPSTTSLVITTEALQSINPSATTETVPPTSTALNEVVEGHLDNTLTEETQAGDTTVKEIPETSVVMPSGSGSTQSGLDIDNSESTTTAEDPDSLFSPAVTSEAPQPTNISQPVTQSPTLPAPSTNTTDDPIPTLLPQPLHPEEGGEEETHEEMPGKEEAPESEMEPPPLPVTPLPSPLPPDTTTPTTTTLSSTTSSTTTTTTTAPEKVPETEAPAVKSTTAAAPDTTTAFTSPEPAMNKTAAPGEMPVLTTTTVLDNGTEVVVALPYVRALVDYNAWEFCQRKHEFRSLFAEWITQDLNGSVRKVSPKDIRFFAMADCSSFPPSQNDQTEHEDAGSHDTTMQEKNHTHIYFYVTSAGEVDRELTEKFPLFPTDLVISEDLKYLVPRVMQLEVVRPDESSSQDQLQEAAVGTSVIVIIVICSIVGVTIIVALFFFMVVKRRGATNNYYGRRCTPVSMDAYSMDSVSVYHSFRRKSKRRASGRSMKSYLNQAFDDPNGPSRPLNFAKLTHFISDIDGVYEEFATIPVNMPKYDELPPGVEDKNRYANVIPVPETRVLLKVTKDGRNCEYINANFVRGARNESKYYIATQAPLDDTVADFWRMVWEQEARVVVMLTDFVEKGIDKCADYLPPSETLDCHRLYGDFQVTLKSRDMREKFVVSNVQLKNLENNLMREVAHMWFTGWPASGVPNEEGAFISFILEVRRTRKKLRAKGPIVVHCSPGTGRTGTLLASDIVMKQFEEHRTIDVPRTVYAIRRDRAGAVQTKEQYAFIYRVINLYASKLTSGNLESL; encoded by the exons GAGTCGCGGGTCAGCTGACCATTGGCAGTGCTGACTCCTTCCTTCCGGAGCACCTGGACGCCAAAGCCGTCTCCACCACTGGTAAAACTATAGACATTACTCCGCTTTCTGACGCCTCAGtcactaatgctgctgctgacgCTGCTGCTGACGCTGCTGCCGCAGAAACTGCCTCTGATGCCAACTCACCAGTGGCGAGCGAAGCTGGTGATTACTTATTCACAGCCACAGACTCACCCAGCGAAGATACTACTCTTCCTGACTTTGACGACTATACTGTAGACGAGACAGAGACGACAACTAAGTCCGGCAGTCCTGAGAATGACGTCATCGAGCCAGGAAAAGCAGATCTTCCTGACTATTTGGCTGACGGTGAACAAGGGGATGGAATGACGACAGCCTCCTTGGGCCTCACGCGGCGCATCGTGTTCACAGGTCCCGACACCACGGCCACCACTCCGCTGGCACCGCTCGAGTCCACGCGTCCGTCTTCAGTGCTGCGTGAACTCAATGACCCGACTACAGATTTGTGGCTCCCAAACTGGCCTTCACACCTCTTGGAGGGCACCAAAGAGTTTCGAAGACCGTCAGTAAGGTTTCCAACAGGTCCTCCACCAACAGCTACCCTTGACACCACTCTGGCCTCCCCCGTCACGACCTCGCCGTCCTACACAGTCACCAAAGTTCCTGTCACTCAGTATTACTTTGACCTGGCATCTGTTAACCCAACAGCCATCCCAGGTCCGCTGTTTGACCGCGAGTCTGTCACCGCCTCCTCGTCAATGGTGCCATCTGTACTTCCCGATGTGACGCAGCCTCTAGAACCAGAGGATCTCCCGTCGAGCATATCGGAGTTACAATCCAGTGTTCTGGTGGATGCAGCGGAGCCACCAGTGACATCCACTCCGGCGTTACCTCCCTCTACCACATCGCTAGTGATAACTACTGAAGCACTTCAATCCATCAATCCATCTGCTACCACGGAAACAGTACCTCCAACTTCCACCGCCTTGAATGAGGTGGTGGAAGGACACCTCGATAACACACTAACTGAAGAAACACAAGCCGGTGACACGACTGTCAAGGAAATTCCTGAGACTTCTGTAGTGATGCCCTCAGGATCTGGCTCCACCCAGAGCGGTCTTGATATCGATAATTCAGAAAGCACAACAACCGCGGAAGATCCAGACAGCCTCTTCTCACCAGCTGTCACGAGTGAGGCACCTCAGCCAACAAACATCTCACAACCTGTTACGCAGTCGCCTACTTTGCCAGCGCCATCAACTAACA CCACAGACGATCCCATCCCCACTCTGTTACCACAACCACTGCATCCTGAAGAAGGcggggaagaggaaacacaTGAGGAGATGCCAGGGAAGG AAGAAGCACCAGAATCTGAGATGGAGCCTCCACCACTTCCAGTGACCCCCCTCCCCAGCCCTCTCCCGCCTGACACCACCAcacctactaccaccaccttatCCTCAaccacctccagcaccaccaccaccacaaccactgccCCAGAGAAAGTTCCTGAGACTGAGGCACCTGCTGTGAagtcaacaacagcagcagcaccggaCACCACCACAGCATTCACCTCGCCAGAGCCAGCAATGAACAAAACGGCAGCCCCTG GTGAGATGCCAGTGCTCACCACCACGACAGTGCTAGACAATGGCacagaagtggtggtggcgctgccGTATGTCAGGGCACTGGTAGACTATAATGCCTGGGAGTTCTGTCAGCGTAAGCATGAGTTCCGCTCCTTGTTTGCTGAGTGGATCACGCAGGACCTGAACGGCAGCGT CAGGAAGGTGTCGCCTAAGGACATCAGGTTCTTTGCCATGGCAGACTGCTCATCCTTCCCACCAAGCCAGAATGACCAGACTGAGCATGAGGATGCAGGCAGCCATGACACCACAATGCAGGAAAAGAACCACACCCACATTTACTTCTACGTCACCAGTGCTGGGGAGGTGGACCGGGAGCTGACGGAGAAGTTCCCGCTCTTCCCCACTGACCTGGTTATCAGTGAGGATCTCAAGTACCTGGTGCCCCGG GTGATGCAGCTGGAGGTGGTGCGACCAGATGAATCCTCCAGCCAGGACCAGCTGCAGGAGGCCGCTGTGGGCACATCtgtcattgttatcattgtcatcTGCAGCATCGTTGGAGTCACTATCATTGTtgcccttttcttcttt ATGGTTGTCAAGAGACGTGGTGCCACCAACAATTACTATGGCCGTCGCTGCACGCCAGTCAGCATGGATGCCTACAGCATGGACAGTGTCTCTGTCTACCACTCCttcaggaggaagagcaagaggagagcATCTGGTAGATCGATGAAGTCCTACCTCAACCAGGCCTTTGATGACCCG AATGGCCCATCTCGTCCCCTCAACTTTGCCAAGCTGACACACTTCATCTCAGACATAGATGGTGTCTATGAGGAGTTTGCAACCATTCCTGTCAACATGCCTAAGTATGATGAGTTGCCACCTGGCGTCGAGGACAAAAATAG GTATGCCAATGTGATCCCAGTGCCGGAGACCCGAGTGCTCCTTAAGGTGACCAAAGACGGCCGGAACTGTGAATACATCAATGCCAACTTTGTGCGTGGTGCGAGGAATGAGTCCAAGTATTACATTGCCACACAG GCGCCTCTTGATGACACTGTGGCAGACTTCTGGCGGATGGTGTGGGAGCAGGAGGCGCGAGTGGTGGTTATGCTGACAGACTTTGTGGAGAAAGGCATTGATAAGTGTGCAGACTATCTGCCACCCTCAGAGACCCTGGACTGCCACAGGCTGTATGGGGACTTCCAG GTGACCCTCAAATCCCGCGACATGAGAGAGAAGTTTGTGGTGTCCAATGTACAGCTCAAGAACCTGGAGAACAACCTGATGCGGGAGGTGGCACACATGTGGTTCACTGggtggccagcctcaggggtgCCCAATGAGGAGGGtgccttcatctccttcatcctGGAAGTGAGGAGGACCCGCAAGAAACTGAGGGCAAAGGGACCCATTGTTGTCCACTGCAG ccCAGGCACTGGCCGCACAGGAACCTTGCTGGCCAGCGACATTGTCATGAAGCAATTTGAGGAGCACCGCACCATAGATGTGCCCCGTACCGTGTATGCCATCAGGAGGGACAGAGCGGGTGCCGTGCAGACTAAAGAGCAGTACGCCTTCATCTACAGG GTGATCAACTTGTATGCCTCAAAGCTCACCTCTGGAAACCTGGAGTCTCTGTAG